A genomic window from Canis lupus dingo isolate Sandy chromosome 13, ASM325472v2, whole genome shotgun sequence includes:
- the LOC125752365 gene encoding uncharacterized protein LOC125752365: MQFADMASPLSDPSPVGLPPAPVAPPGPAVPPEPPFPDIYGGDAQLWAAHFRGIGRAYRALGKEDDFAIRVLTEDFTLPFPFAWPPGPDPARGPLFYDPHDRAGFDFLLRGPGAPPPALLRPLHATAQAALRKRRLERLALSYASAGAPWPGLLLLAPAPGPAAFPGPEAAPAGAPGLG, from the exons ATGCAGTTTGCTGACATGGCTTCCCCTCTCTCGGACCCCAGCCCTGTAGGtctgccccctgctcctgtgGCCCCTCCAG GTCCCGCCGTGCCCCCGGAGCCCCCATTCCCGGACATCTACGGCGGGGATGCGCAGCTCTGGGCGGCCCACTTCCGCGGCATCGGGCGCGCCTACCGCGCGCTGGGCAAGGAGGATGACTTCGCCATCCGCGTGCTCACCGAGGACTTCACGCTGCCCTTCCCGTTCGCCTGGCCACCGGGGCCCGACCCGGCCCGCGGGCCGCTCTTCTACGACCCGCACGACCGCGCGGGCTTCGACTTCCTGCTGCGCGGCCCGGGCGCGCCGCCCCCTGCGCTGCTGCGGCCCCTGCACGCCACGGCCCAGGCCGCCCTGCGCAAGCGGCGCCTCGAGCGCCTGGCCCTGAGCTACGCCAGCGCGGGCGCGCCCTGGCCCGGCCTGCTGCTGCTGGCACctgcgcccggccccgccgccttCCCGGGGCCCGAGGCCGCCCCCGCCGGGGCCCCCGGGCTGGGCTAG